The region tgtccaaaaatgcttcaaatgaaattttgtccaacatgaaagttgtagatctttctcttacctttccaaaaagtccaagaacatgaatttctcatttgtggttggcaagttatgatcaaatcattgtcaagaaaagttgaatttcaaagttgTATGACTTTTGATTCAaatggccaaatggagtgagactttttggagcaagtttcttttgatcccctctattcaattcatgcatcacatttcattacaactcatcacacaaaaaatgcatttttcaagtgaacttaatttgaaaagtggagggaaaaagtgaatttgagaaatatgcattgttttcatgtttttccaaTTGCCTTGGCCTTAAAACAGGTTTTCAAACTTGCTCCAAGTGGAAaatgcactgttacattggttttgtGCACTTGAGGGTGAAATGCTAAATTTGTCATAAAACTTGGTTTTGGCTTAAACACTTGCATTAACACTAATCCTGATTACCAGCttcattaacatcacatatataaacctaattctaactgtttttgtgattaacacttcataattcagaaatctagatctagatctcaaaactttttcatttttctctcaactttcttcatcaattttcttcattctttttgcCTTGCCTTCGATCTATCCATCATCTATATGCATATTTGAAGTGGATTGAAGCAAAatcttgaagaaatcttgaagAATCGGGGACTGTTGCATCAAGCTCCTTCAATGGCAATTTGGATTTTCATCAAGATCGTGTATAATTAACATCAAAGCATTCATCCAAAGCATAATACAAGAGTTGTGGAGCTTCTATTTCAGCATTTCCAAGCCAGAAAGCATTGGATTCAGTTCTGTCATCACTTGAAGGTGAGATTTCGACTTTAACCATTCGTGAAATTGATTGAAATAACTTGTAGATCCTTCCAGGTAGAGTAATCTGCAATTCGAATCATTAATTTTCATCAAGTATTGAACAAGTTATGTGGATCTTAAGTTTGATGCATAGAAATGTTTTTCATCGAATCTCTTGAATCAGGAAGAATTAATCCAAATTGATGTGAGATTGTTGATGTGCTTGGAAAGAGGATTCTAGTGATATAGGTTTTGTTCATTTCTGAAATGATTTGTTCTTGAGCTACGGTTTGGGGATGAACATGGATGAATGTGTGATGAACGCGTTTCCAGATGCACTTTAATCCATTTTTTTGCTGTTTGCATGGCTTATGGTGTTAGTAGCGCATGTAGTGGACCACGTGTCCAGGCCCATACAGTGAGCGCGCGCTACTTTTGAAAACGGCCTGGCTTCGATCCTCCACTAAAGCATTTCCACATTTTGGCTTTTGCAATTTTATCATATATGTTACCATGTTTCACCATGCCTTATTCATccattttttaattttcttccatataaaaaaatttcataactcacaaaccattaatccaattgatgtgagattttttATTCCATGTTCCTTAAGACCTCTActattttttgattatttttgcaaagattgtgcacgtgtggatttaagaatggcctagggtttgttcacatgtgctctttcatgcaccttgcttgatgttttgattgtgaaatgatgatgcttaatccaaaattcttgaaattttacatgtaaaatctagacaccttgaggagcattttggtatagagtttgtgatttttgcattcctggtttgtgagatatgacctgatcattagaggtgtgacaatttgtgtcacaccatttttttcttgacttcctgatttttgttaccatgccatatgaactcaaaatgatctgaatttttgcatgttgaatcttcaggatgttaagtttgaatttgaatttttgtggatgttttgagtgcatttccaatttgtttgataatttctcctctgtttgaccaattgtgaaccttttgtgagtcatgatcttatttgatttgtgaaattcttgatatgtattggatggacttgaaattttgtggagtgattctaggCATCTTGAAGTTTGTCgtggttttggtttggtgcatttatcatgttcctactctgttttgtgcttgcttgaagttgatgcatgattttatgccttgtatgagcttgttttgcattgccttgacttagggattttaattgacttgcttccacttgtccaaatggcctgaaactgggtgtgatgatcctttaatgagtgctgtttacccatgatttttctggagatttattgatctgtttttgattgagtttggattgattcattctgtttggtccaatgagctttgaaattgcatgctttgcactatttctttcatgaaatgaaattgatgaatgatatgaatgtgagaccacttggatttgtttctaaatttATGGAACTTTATttttgccaattttcatgttctgttttgaattatttctcctcctttgaccctaggctttgtcctaggggcttgcttctcatgtttgagttatgttttcaggacaaaaggcatatggcatggaggaattaattcacttggcttgagttgcttgttttgattgatgttgattaacattaagtttgttttgtaggtggcttctaagtcatttatgttgagcattggcttgtgctttgcttgatgcattgcttgtgtacagttaactgttaGCTTTTAGTTTGTCTATTTGACTGTTTGGGCtgaatactgactgagttagattgatttcaggtacattagttgctatagttcattgtgaacttgcttgtgctgttgcttggttgattaaccaattgaggtagaattccttttctccatgtagtctggaagacctggcctgttacttggccaggcacctgtctgaagtcctccttaagaggcaatgcttgtgcttgtttatctttgtccccaagcaggaaaagacctttgttaaggcaattggcagacacaagagatgtgcaatccatctcctgctattctgttgagtcatcccttggctcacattacatgttgatgccttgaggatattaacccaagatctgttgagtcagtcataagtgtagaagggttcccactttctgaacccacacttcctttgtctgaagctctccctggccagggataagagctgtgaggcacacccctcacttcccatttcatctgcttcaccctaactctcaatgttagggttaagagctaacatcaccctgatacagttggcttgcttttgcagcctaacccttgtatgagcccacctttgtctgtatatagtgtgtgctaattgtgaatgtttgctttgttttgattgtgcttgctttgattgctttgcctgtttaggattagcttgctgcctgtgcaagttaggatagaaaccttaacatagggatgatttgcatgataacatctaggctcgagttagtctccctagttgtgtctccctttgttatctggttaggttagaatttctttcccgttcaggggaactacgtcgccctgatcctcataccagatgaggtacgtaggcaggaggtcgtacgagatctctccgggcaccctttttctttttgtgtgtgtttgctggacagttgctaggctcgagttcctgactccttagtaacttgttgtcTGTTATctttcttgtgtgtgtaggaaatggatgtaagcccagcaattggcattccgtatcctcttgttgtgtgcttggagtccggtataagtccatcaagtggcatctggtttccagtgtgggtttgtttggttcggaagctgatgtaagtccagcgattggcgtttGGGTTCCCtgtttgcctttttgtgttttgttttgtttcggcgtgcgtgagccgaactacggtagctctgattctcattccagatgagatacgtaggcataggatgcgatatcctagcgagccctctcccctcttcctccacctgtgttgttgtgtgtgtgtgtgtgatgtttgttttagcaaccttgttctatcctttgagcgtggatcccgtcgagtacgacggatgcgtaggggtgctaataccttccctttgcataaccgactcccgatcccattctctttggtcgcgagaccatgcttttcccaggtttacttcgagcgtttcctttccctcttttgggataaataacgcacggtggcggctctgtgttgttttgttttagcctgccggttgtttttcgcggatgcgacataATGGATATTTCATTACAATTAATTTCTCTTTGAAAGTTAGTTACGATTCAGTTTCtctttttttctctctctctttcatcttcatcatcttgATCTTTTTCctcttgtgcaccaacaattggtatttagagctccggttcggatcCACGGGAAACACTGAGTGAACAGTGAGGCGTGTGTGGTTAATTTCGTTTCTTGAATTCACGTTGAAATTACAATCAGAATCGTAACAGAATCACATTTTTTTATTCTGAGGGATTGGGAAACACTAGTGTTTGGTGAGATCAGAGTGAATTCCTGCACAAGATCGAAGATGAACGGTGGAAACTGTAGCTTGATTACAAAGCTTCCAGTATTTGATGGAAAGAATTGGAATCGATTGATGATtcagatgcgtgtgttgtttggtgctcaagatgttcttgatctcgtaAATGACGGTTATACAACAGTTACAATAGATGCAACTGAAGCACAAAGGAACACATATAGAGAGTTGaggaagaaaaataagaaagctttgttctacatccatcagtgtgtggatgtgaatgtgtttgagaagaGCGTTGATTCGATGACGCGCAGGCTGCATGGGACATACTGGTACGTTGCTATAGATCTGATGaatcagtgaagaaggtgaagttAAAGTCTCTGCGTAAGCAGTATGAGAATTTCAACATGAAGAACAGTGGAAAGATACCAAATTACATCTCTAGAGTGGTTCTGATCATAAATGAGATGAAATCTTGTGGAAAGACTCTTTCTGGACAAGTAATCATTGAGAAGGTATTGATATCTCTTACTCCTTATtttgattacattgttgtagTAATTGGACATTCTAAGGATCTGAGCTCCATGAGAATTAAAGAGCTGCAAAGCagtctagaggcacaagagttgtGTCTGACTGAGAGAACCTTTGAAAGAGAGGTAGAGCAGTCTCTGAAAGCGTCTTCTGGTAAGAAGAATCAGAAGCAGTCTTGGTCAGAGGCCAAGAAGAGACATGGTGGTTATCAAAAGTCCGAAACCTCCAACTATGATGAGAAGAAACATCAGAAGGGAGaggagaagtttgacaagaagaaggttcaatgttagtcaaacaaggaaaggaaatcagaagaagcaaacataGCCAGAGGAGAATCTGATGATGAACTTATACTATTGATGGCTTTTGAATCTGATGGTGGATAATTGGTAGATTGGTGGTATATGAACATTGGCTGCTCAAA is a window of Lathyrus oleraceus cultivar Zhongwan6 chromosome 6, CAAS_Psat_ZW6_1.0, whole genome shotgun sequence DNA encoding:
- the LOC127093633 gene encoding uncharacterized protein LOC127093633; this encodes MNGGNCSLITKLPVFDGKNWNRLMIQMRVLFGAQDVLDLVNDGYTTVTIDATEAQRNTYRELRKKNKKALSDESVKKVKLKSLRKQYENFNMKNSGKIPNYISRVVLIINEMKSCGKTLSGQVIIEKVLISLTPYFDYIVVVIGHSKDLSSMRIKELQSSLEAQELCLTERTFEREVEQSLKASSGKKNQKQSWSEAKKRHGGYQKSETSNYDEKKHQKGEEKFDKKKEWEMTRSKRRMKNGSDQRCLVRFWNEEQSDECGLSNSERFLNYYEGQSLEVV